ATTCTTTCGACCTGCTGGAACTGTTGTCGGTGCCGATTCCGCTCTCTCAGCAGATCTTGATCTTCTGGCTCATGTTCATGGGCTTCGCCTTTAAGGCCCCGGTCTTCCCCTTCCACACTTGGCTCCCGGATGCCTTGGTCGAAGGGCCCATCGGCATGGCTGTGATGTTGGCAGGCATGAAGCTCGGCACCTACGGCTTCCTTCGATTCACCTTCCCGCTGGTTCCTGAGGCATCGAAAAGTGAGGGGGTGATTGCCATCGTCATGGTGTTGGCCCTCACCGCGATTTTGTATGGGGCGGTTGTGGCGTTGGTCCAACTCGACTTCAAACGGCTACTTGCCTTCAGCAGCATCAGCCACCTTGGCTTCGTGGTGGTCGGACTCTTCGCCCTGAATTTCCAAGGACTCCAAGGCAGCCTGCTGACCATGATCAACCTCGGTTTCAGCACGGCAGGACTCTTCTTCATGGCCGGCTTTCTCTCGACACGGCAACAGAGCTCCCACCTCGGCTCCTTCGGGGGATTTGCCAAACAAGCGCCGCTCTTAGCCACCTTTCTCCTCCTGATCGGCATGGCGTCCATCGGATTGCCGGGCACCAACGGATTCGTCGGAGAATTCTTGATCCTCCTGGGAGCCTTCAAGGCCAAATGGTGGTTTGGTGCGGTAGCGGTCCTCGGCGTAATCTTCGGCGCAGCCTATTTCCTCTGGTACTACGAACGCTCCATGCTGGGCCCTGTCGGCAAACACGTCTCTGCCGCCATCAAGGACCTCCACATGAGGGAAATCACCATCGCGCTTTCGCTGTCCATTATGATTTTGTGGATCGGCCTCTACCCATCTCCATTCCTGAGGATGATGAATGGCTCAATCCAGGCCCTCGTCGACCGGCTGGATCGCGCCAAAGTGGCGTCCGTAAACACTGTGACTCACGTGCCCTCGAAGTAAGACCATGGCTGAATACACGCTCCTCATAATTTTATTCTCCCCATTCGTCGGCGCACTCGCGCTCATCTTCGTCTCTAACCGCCAGGTGTCGCTGGTGCGCGGCGTGGCGGCCGGCTCAGCCTTCGTCACACTGGTAGCGTCGGTCTACCTGTTTTATGCCTACGACCCGGTAAAAGGCGGGTATCAGTTCATCCAGCGCATTGAGTGGTCGCGACAACTGGGCATCTCACTCCACCTGGGAGTTGATGGCATCGGCACACCGCTGGTGCTGGCCTCGGGTATCCTGCTTTTTGCCGGCATATTCGTATCCTGGCACATCAAAGACCGGATGAAAGAGTTCTACATCTGGATCTTGATTCTCGCTGCCGCCACGATCGGCGTCTTCATGTCGCTCGACCTGTTCTTCCTCTACTTCTTCTACGAAATGTCCGTGATTCCGATGTACTTGCTCCTGGGGATGTGGGGTAGTCACACAAAGAAGTACCTTGAAATGACCGACCCAGAAGGCTTGAAACTTCGGGATTCCGTCGGCTTCATTTTCAACTTCGGCGCCAACAGCAAAGAATATGCGGCGATGAAATTGGTCCTCTTCCTTTCTGCGTTCGCCGTCGCCGCACTCATGGGCATCTTGCTCATCTATAAATTCTCCGGGCTCAATACGTTTGATATCCTGGTGCTACGCGAAAAGGCCCATTTCTCCGGGCCATTGGCCACGCTCATCTGGTTACTCATCTTTTTCGGGTTTGCGTCCATCGCTCCGATCTGGCCATTACATTCCTGGTCTCCCGTCGGACACGCAGCGGCACCGGCTGCAACCAGCATGCTGCACGCCGGCGTGCTGATGAAACTCGGGCATTTCTCCATCATTCGCGTGGCATTTGAAATTCTGCCAGAGACGACCCGTGAACTGATGCCGATCGCCGCCGTTCTGTGCATTTTCAGCATCATTTATGGCGGCCTCGTCGCCTACTACGCTAAGGACACCAAATACGTCATCGGCTACTCCAGCTCCAGCCACATGGGATACGTCTTCCTGGGCATGGCAGCCTTGGATTACATCAGCCTCAGCGGTGCCGTGATTTACATGTTCGCTCACGCCATGGCCACCGGCATGCTCTTCGCTATGGCGGGTTGGGTCTATGACCAAACACATACTCGGGACATTCCGTCACTCGGCGGTCTTTCCAACCGGATGCCGTTCATCTCCGCTGCCTTCGTCATCGGCTGCATGGCTTCCATCGGGATGCCAGGGACCGTGAACTTCATTGCCGAAGTCATGATCATTGTCGGTAGCTGGAACAAGTACCCCTTCCAAGTCGTCGTCGCCGTCCTCGGCATCGTGCTGACCATGGCCTATCTCTTCAAGATGATGCGCGGGCTCTTCTATGGATCGATGGCGGAAAAATATAGCCACTCCCACGACGCCGTCGCCGTGGTCGATCGGATGCCGCTCCTCCTCATGATTATGGTCAGCGTGAGCTTTGGTATCTTCCCCGGCCACCTCTACTCGGTCGTCCGCTCCGGCGTCGACCCGCTCATCGCCCGTATCACGAGAGTCGTGCCGGTCGCGGAGCAGCCGACTCACATTCCACTTGCCAGCTCGCCCATTACGCCGGTGTCGGCTTCGCATGAGGCGATCGCGAAGGTGACCCCGCGATGAACTTCTCCCTGACGCTTTCCGCCAGTGACCTCTTGCTCCTCCTTCCAGAACTGTTTCTGACCATCTGGCTGTGCGTGGTTCTGGCCGTGGATTTTTCGTTCAAACGAATCGTGCAGGAGCAGTTGGCATACCTGACTATCCTCGGTCTCATGATTACCCTGGCCTGCCTCGCATGGTTCGACATGACCGGCATCACCGGGACCCTGTTCGCCAAGATGTTCGTGGTCGATCGCATGGCCATCTTCTTCAAGGTCATGATTCTGCTGGCGACTATTTTGGTTATTCTGCTCTCCATCGACTATGTGCACCGGTTTTCGTTTTTCCGGGGGGAATACTATTTCCTCGTTGCCATGTCGGCGCTGGGCATGATGTTCATGGCCTCGGCCAACGATCTCCTGTCACTCTTCGTGACGCTGGAGTTTGCCACCTTTGGCTTCTACGTCCTCGTTTCCTACCTGCGGGACGACATGGCTTCTAACGAGGCGGGCCTCAAATTCTTCATTCTCGGCGTCTTTGCTGCAGGACTGCTTGGATATGGCATCAGCCTCGTCTACGGAGAAACCGGAAAGCTCGTCTTTTCGGACATGACCGGCGCCAATCCGACCACCGGGCTCGTTATCGGCTTCCTCCTCATCTTTGCCGCACTAGGCTTTAAGATCGGTGCCGTACCCTTCCATTCCTGGATTCCTGACACCTATCATGGTGCCCCGACGCCAGTGACGGCCTTCTTGTCCATTGCGCCGAAGGTCGCGGCCTTCGCTATCCTCTTGCGCCTTTTCCTTGTCGCGCTCGCGACCTTCAAGCCGGCCTGGGCGTTGCTCATCGTCGCGGCCTCGATCCTCTCCATGACTTACGGCAACATTGTGGCCATTGCGCAACGAAACATTAAGCGGCTCTTGGCCTATTCTGGTATCGCACAGGTCGGCAATGTCCTCATCGGTCTGGCTGCTGGCACCAAAATGGGCACGGACTCCATTTTGTTTTACCTGCTGACCTATCTCTTCGCAAATCTAGGGGCCTTCGCCGTCATCATGGCGATCAGCAATTCGTTAGGCAGCGATGAAATCGACGACTACCGTGGTTTGAACCGGCGGTCGCCGTTTCTTGCGTTTGCTATGCTGATTTTCCTCCTTTCGCTGGCCGGCGTCCCCCCACTCGCCGGTTTCATCGGAAAGCTCTATATCTTTGTCGCCGCGATCAAAGAAGGCCTCTATACGCTGATCACCGTGGGGCTCGTCAATATCGTCGTGTCGATGTACTACTACTTGATCGTGGTCAAGAAGATGTACATCAACGAACCGCTTGATTCTTCTCCGATCAAGACCACGGGCCCACTGCGTGCGGTGATTTATGTCGGACTTGCTGGAACGCTGGTGATCGGCATTTATCCCCAACCGTTCCTCGACTGGGCGGTATCTGCAACCCTGATGTTCTCCAATCTCCTGGGCCAGGCGGCATCCATTCATCCTCCGACGACGCCATTCGGAGGCTAAAGACTTCGCCTCGATCGCTGCCTCCGGTTTCCATCAAATCCCTTCGCATATCAAGGCCTTCTGCTACAATATTGGCTGCAGTCCATGGATTGCACACGACGCCGTCTTGTAGGACCTGCACCTGTCATCTGGCCAAGCCACGGGGCTTTCTTCATGAGCACGGACGAACCGAAACAACAACAGACTCTCGATGCCGATGTCGACGTCGCTCTTCCCTCCCCGCAACCGGGCGCGCGAGCCATGGCACAGCACTCATTTATCACTTCGGTCCTTCGAAGCATCCAACAACGCTCCATAGAACAGCGCGTCCTGGCTGGCTTCGGCTTGGTCTTTGCGGGCATCCTGGTCATTTCCGTCATTTCCTATCGCAACATGACCATCCTCATCCGAAACGGCCACCAAGACCAGCGGAGTCACGAGTTCATCCAGCTGCTCGGTGCCATGGGGCAAGCCATGGATGACGCAGAAAATGGCCACCGGCGCTTCCTCGTCACCGGAGACGAGAGTTATCTCGCGGCCTACCACACGCTGCGCGAACGCGCGCCTGAATTCGCCCGCTACTTGCGAGAACTTACGAGCCCAGACAGCAGTCAGGGCGCGCACGTCACGCACCTCGAACAACTCATCACCCAGCAACTGCAAGAGGAACGCAACGCCATTGAATTACGGAACAAGACGGGGTTTGAGGCCGTGCGGGGCATGGCCTTAACCGGTGTGGCGAAGGCCTCACTCGAGGCGGCAAGGAAACTTCAGGCACAAATGGAGCAGGAAGAAAACAAGGCGCTTGCCCAACGGGTGATCGAATCCACAAGCACAACCCGCTCCAGCATCATTCTTCTCAGCATCGGTGCCCTCCTGCTGTTCGTCTTGCTTGCCGCCGTATATTACCTGATCCGGCATGACATCACCGCCCGACGCCGCATCGCCGAAGAACTTCATCACCGCGGAGAACTCCTTGAGGCGGCCAATAAAGAATTGGAGGCGTTCAGCTATTCGGTCTCGCACGACTTACGCGCACCGCTTCGGCACATCGATGGTTATGCCTCCCTGCTGGCGAAGGCCACAGCCCTGTCCCTTGACGACAAAGCCAAACGCTACCTCCACACGATCTCGGAAGCCGCCACTCGGATGGGACAACTTATCGACGATCTGCTGGTCTTTTCCCGTATGGGCCGGCAGGAAATGCTGCGCGGCACGGTGAATCTGGACCAATTGATCGCGGCGGTGCTGCACGATCTTCGACATGACTTGCAAGATCGCACTATCTCGTGGACAATCGCTCAACTTCCTGACGTCACGGGGGACGCCGCCATGCTGCGACAGGTGTTCGTCAATCTGATCGCCAATGCCATTAAATTCACCGGCACGCAGCCGAACGCCACCATCGAAATCGGCAGCCGGAGCGACGATCCCAACGAAGCAGTGTTATTCGTGCGCGACAATGGGGTAGGATTCGATATGCAGTATGCGAACAAACTCTTTGGGGTCTTTCAACGACTCCATCGCGCGGACGAATTCGAAGGGACGGGCATCGGGCTGGCCAATGTCCGACGAATTATTCACCGACATGGGGGGAAGACCTGGGCGGAAGGGGCGCTCGGCAAAGGCGCCACCTTTTACGTCAGCCTCCCGATAGCGAGGCCCTCCACATGACGCTCTCCAAACCCATTGTATTGGCAGAAGACAATCCGCGCGACGCCGAACTCACGCTCGCCGCCATGGAAGAACATCAGCTGGCCGACAAGGTCATTCTCTGTCATGACGGAGCAGAAGTACTCGATTACCTGTATTGCCGCGGCCCCTTCAAGACGAGACTCCAGGGCAATCCAGCCGTCGTCCTCCTCGACTTGAAAATGCCGAAGGTCGACGGACTTGAAGTGTTGCGTACGATCAAGAATGACGCCGACCTGCGGCCCATTCCCGTCGTGATGCTCACCTCCTCCCGTGAAGAACGGGATCTGGCTCAAAGTTACGCCCTGGGCGCCAACGCGTACGTGGTCAAACCGGTTGAATTTCACCAATTCCTGAAGGCCGTGAAAGAACTCGGTGTATTCTGGGGCATGATCAACGAGCCGCCTCCTGAGGGCGCCAGCCGCGCAGCAGGCCGATCTGCATAACCTTCCGAGCGTGATCCATACGATGACTCAGCCCCTGCGACTCATCCATCTTGAGGGTAACCAGGCGGACGCGGAGCTGATCGACTCCACACTCCGGAACGCGGGCATTCCCTGCCAAGTGAAACGCGTGCACACGCGCGAAGACTTTCTCGCGGCCCTCCGCCAGGGGGGATTTAGCCTCATCCTCGCCGATACGACATTACCCAGCTTCGACGGAGCGGAGGCCCTCGACCTCGCACGGGCGCTCCACCCCGACGTGCCCTTTCTTTTTGTGTCCGGCATGCAAGGAGAAGAGTTCGCCGTCGACATGATGCAGCGCGGCGCCACCGACTATATTTCCAAGCAGCGGCTGGGCAGGTTGGTGCCATCCATTCGCAGAACGTTGCGTGAACTCGATGAGCGGTTGGAGCGAAAACGGGCCGAGGATGCGTTACGGATGAGTGAAAAGCAGCTGCGTCAGGCGCAAAAAATGGAAGCCGTGGGCCGCCTGGCCGGGGGACTTGCCCATGATTTTAACAATCTGCTGACCGTCATCATGGGACATAGCCAGGTGCTGCTGGGAGAATTGTCCGTCGGCAGTCCCATCCGCGCCAAGATCGAAGAGATGCAAAAGGCTGGTGAGCGAGCCGCGAATCTCATTCGCCAACTGATGGCCTTCAGCCGGAAGCAGCCGGTGGAACCGAAGGTGCTACCGCTCAACTCAGTCATCGGCAACGTGGAAGGGATGCTCCGCCGCCTCATCGGGGAGGACATCCAACTGGTCGTCCGGCCCGATCCCCACAATGGCCATGTGAAAGCCGATCCCGGACAATTGGAACAAGTGCTGATGAATCTGGTCGTGAATGCCAGGGACGCCATGCCCAACGGAGGCCTACTGGCCATTGAAACGTCACAGGTCGAGCTGGCACGCACCCCGATGCACCACCTTCACCCGTTACCGCTCGGGCACTATGTGAAGTTGACGGTGACGGATACCGGGTGCGGCATGGATGCCGACGTCCTGAGCCACTTGTTTGAACCCTTCTTTACCACCAAAGAGGCGCACAAGGGCACCGGACTCGGCCTGTCGACCGTGTTTGGCATCGTCACGACCTGCGGCGGCGGCATTGACGTCTGGAGCCAGGTCGGCCATGGGACGACCTTCGACCTCTATTTCCCGCGCGCCACGCCGCAAACCCAAACCACTTCCGCCGAATCCCCGCAGGCCCAGCCACGCCAGGGATCTGAAACCATTCTGCTGGTCGAGGACGACAGCGGAGTCCGCGACCTCGTGCGCCATGAGTTGCTCAAAACCGGCTACCAGGTGATCGAGGCCAAGAACGGCGTCGAAGCCTGTCTGACGGCCACGCAACAGAGTTATCACGTCGATCTTCTGTTGACCGACGTCGTCATGCCGGGCATGAACGGTCGAGAACTGGCCGAACATCTGTCGGTCATCAAGCCGAATCTCAGAGTGCTCTTCATGTCCGGATACCTCGACGACATTTGCGTCAACAGCGACATGGACCCGCACCGCACCACCTTCCTCCAGAAGCCGTTCACGCCGGACCTGCTGCTTCGTACCGTGCGTGCACTCCTGGACTCCTCTTCGCCCGGTACCGGACCGGCGCACCTTCAGACACCACTGCCGAGCCATGCCCCTCGTACCGCCCGTGCCTCGTAACCGGCCTATTCAAGCCGACCATCGCCGGTCATCAGTTTGACCCATGTGTCCATCCTTCTTATACTCTGGCCATAGGAGAGTTGCGCCGAGATATCCTGTCGAGACCATCACGGACAACGGGAAACGGGAATTGATGAAGGACCGCAGCCGGCTGAGACCACAGTCCAATCGTTGGGGAAGGGCGCTCTCCTGCCTCCTGATCTCACTCTCGCTCACCGCACTCCTTCCGGCCCAGCCGACTGCCGCAGAGGCAATCCCTTGGGAGCGATTGACCAGCGGGATGCAGGTGGCACTCTGGAACCCCAGCAACACCTGCCCGCAAGTTCCCGCCTTGCTCATGCTCCAAATCGACCCGGAACGGTTCCGGTTTTCCATCCACCAGTTTCGCGATGAAGGGCTTCGAGCTCCGATCTCGATTCATGATTGGCAGCAACGGACCGACGCCTACGTGATGTTCAATGCGGGCTTGTTTCGCGAAGACTATTCCTATCTGGGCGTCTTGTTGAAAGAGGGGCGATCACTCGGAAGCAAGAAACATCATTCGTGGCAAGGCCTGTTCGCCGCAGAACCAACCGACGGAACACTTCGAAAAGCCCGCGTCTTCGACCTGGCCTTCGACGCATTCGCGGAGGATCCGCCGCTGTACCGCGAAGCCGCACAGTCACTGATGTTGTTCGACCGGATGGGCAAACTTCGGGTGAGAGACAGCGGCAAGCGCGCGTTTCAAACAGTGGTGGCTGAAGACGGGCAAGGAACGATTCTGGTCATTAAGACGGCGGACGTCGTCTCGCTCCATCACCTGGCCGATTGCCTGCATCGGCAACTGCCCTCACTGCAGCAGGCAATGGCCATGGATGGGGGCGCATCGTCTGATGTCATCGCCAGCCAGGACCTGCTCCATGCCGCCCAGGAAACCGCTTCACAATCGACGTGGCGATCCTTATTGTCTGGCAACACGGGAGTGCATATTCCCCTTCCGACGGTCATTGGGATCAGCCCCCGGACACCTGTGAGGACAGGGGCACCTGTAGAATCGTTACAGACTCCCCGCAAACCGTGACACCCCGACTCACCGGCCTGGCGCGACGGGAAATCCCGCCTCGGTCCAGGCGTTCATACTTCCCACCACGTTATAGACATGCGTGTACCCCAAATCGGCCAAGGTTTCGGCGGCAATGTTGCTGCGATGACCCGATTGGCAATACACGACGATGTGGTCTTCCAACTTCGCACCCAGTTCCCGGTGACGCGCCTTCATCTCTCGAAAATCGATGTTCAGGTCTGTGCCGGGAATCATGCCCGACGCATGCTCCTCAGGGGAACGTACATCGACCAAGACAAATCCCTTCGCGCTCGTGGAGGGTGCCTTGGTCAGGCCGGCTCGTAACTGTTGCACGCTCAAGACGTAGGAATGATAGGCAAGGGACGGCACTGGTTCCTGGAAGAGAAATCCACTCAGCACGACTGCACACGTGATAGAAATGATATACCTCATGGCGACCACTCCTTTGCTTATAGCATGGTGGGGCAGGGATGGACCTCGTATGATAGGAGCCCGATGAAAAATTGGTCAAGTCTGATAGGCCCTGCGCTGGGCTTGCTCCTGGCTGCCTGCGGAGACGGCGCCATTCTGGTCAAAGACTCAGACCATGGCGGCGTCGTCATCTACCCCTACCGGCCCGAACAAGGCACACTCTTGTCCTCATTCCGCAAAGATGCCATGCGCCTCATTGACCAGAAATGCCCACGCGGGCACACGATCGTCCGCGAGGGAGAAACCAAGGGGCGGCTACGCCAGGCCAGCCCACTCGCAGGATCGAGCGATGTCGTCGAGGAGCGGCGGTGGGGAATCCAATTCGACTGCAAGTAGCTCAGGGGGCAGTCGGCCGACCCGTCATCAGCTCATCGATCGTCAACAGACTCACCACCCGGACTCCTAACTGCTCAACACGGGCTCGGCCCTCTTGCTCGTTTCGATCGACAACGACGAGAGCCTCCTTCACCTCGAGCCCTGCTTCACGTGCCGCGACAATCGCCTTCACGACCGACCCACCACTGGTGAGCACATCATCGACGACAAGTGCACGGTCCCCAGCTCGCACGACACCCTCGACCAATCGGCCAAGACCATGGTCTTTAGGCTGCTTGCGCACGAAGAATGTCCGCCACTCCCGGCGCGGGGATGCCAGATAGACAAAGTCGGAGATCGACGTGGCGATGGAAATCGCACCGATTTCCAACCCCCCGAGACAGTCGATCTCCCGGTCCTTGATGACCTCCCAGGCTCGTTGGGCCACCAAGTGGCGGGCATGCGGAAACGCCATCAGGGTGCGACAGTCGACATAAAATGGGCTCATCAACCCGGAGGCCAGCTTGAATCCCTTGTCGGGATCCCATTTAAACGATTGGGTGGCATGGAAGGCGGCAATCAATTGATCTCGCACCGTCATGAGTCCTCTCACTCCCTTAAATGATGGTTTCATCCGGCCGCGCGGGGCCCTGCCGTTCGATTCGAAGGCGGCTGATTGTACACTGTTCAGGAAGTCGAACACAGCACGCGGCTTCAGTCCAGATGGCTGCCTGCCGCAGCACCATAAAGCTGCTCGGCCATTCGAACGAAGAGCGGCAAGAGCCCCACCCACACCAATGCGAGCAACAGGAGGGCGCTGCTGCGACTCGGTCCCAACGTAAGGGCCCCCAAGGCTTCTCCGGCCCCGTAGCTGATGGGTCCGGCAATCCCACCGATCATCGCAGCCGACCATACCCGGCCTTCCAGCCATCGGAGCGACTGGTGCAACGTCGTCGCAAACAGATACCAGAGGGCACAGAGCCAGGGCGGGCAGAGCCACGGCGCAAAGGGATGGGCCCCGAACCGAAGCAGGCCCGACGCGGTCAGCCCGCTATCCAACAACAGGCCGGCAGATCCAATCGCCAGGACCACGAGGGTCATGACGCGAGGCTGGGATCCGTACCAGATGTTGACTGTGATGAGACCCGCCAGGACCGGGGGGGCCAGCCAAGCCTCCCCCCACCCGGCGCTCAGGATGGCGACCCACCATCCGAGCTGGAAAACAACGGCATTGCCAAGGGTCCTGATCATCCTGCCAAGGGATCCTGTCGCCAGCCGGAGCGGGCAAACAGTACATGCGCTGTCGAGATTGATCGTTCCAGGAACCCGCCTTCGCAATACGACAGATAGAATTCCCACAGGCGAAGAAATTCCGGTCCAAACCCGAGCTGAGAGATCCGCTCCAGGTTCTGTCGAATGTTCTGACGCCAACCGCGTAGCGTAGGCGGGTAATGGGCGCCGATATCCTGAACATGCAGCAAGCTGAAATCCGATGCACAGGCCATGGCATGGCAGAGGCTTGTCACCGAAGGGATACAACTTCCCGGGAAAATAACACGCTGGATGAAATCGACCGACCGTTTGGCCCTTTCGAAATACCGCTCGTCGATCGTGATGGCTTGCAAAAGCATCAAGCCATCCGGCTTCAGCAGCCGGCGGCAGACGTCGAAAAACGCGCCATAATACTGCCACCCGACCGCCTCGATCATCTCGACCGACACCAACTTGTCGAATTGCATATCCAGATAGGGGAGGTCCCGATAGTCGCACAGCAGCACCTGCACACGGTCGGACAGGCCCGCGTCACGGATACGCCGCAGCGCCCAGTCGTATTGGGCCTGAGAGATCGTGGTCGTCGTCACCCGACAGCCGAAGGTCTGAGCCGCATGACAGGCAAGCCCACCCCAGCCGGTCCCGATTTCAAGCAGGTGGTCATCGGGCGACAGATGCAGCTTGCGGCAAATGAGCTCGATCTTGGCGCGCGAGGCCTCCTCAAGCGTACTGTCAGGACGCGCGAAGTACGCGCATGAATACATCATCGTCGGATCCAGCATGAGCGCGAAGAATTCATTGCTGAGGTCGTAATGCGCCGCGATGTTGCGCCGGCTGCCCGCCTTCGTGTTGCGCCTCAGGCCGTGCATGAGCTTCAGGAACGGAGCGGACAAGCGAGCGGCTCCCTG
The sequence above is drawn from the Nitrospira defluvii genome and encodes:
- a CDS encoding DUF2878 domain-containing protein, with the protein product MIRTLGNAVVFQLGWWVAILSAGWGEAWLAPPVLAGLITVNIWYGSQPRVMTLVVLAIGSAGLLLDSGLTASGLLRFGAHPFAPWLCPPWLCALWYLFATTLHQSLRWLEGRVWSAAMIGGIAGPISYGAGEALGALTLGPSRSSALLLLALVWVGLLPLFVRMAEQLYGAAAGSHLD
- a CDS encoding SAM-dependent methyltransferase; translation: MNGLMKTDCASKPTEWSLVSRGESGVRDGFSIRLARRMVFARLFLITQGLLTIVEGERRTTFGSPTSPCPLRPVVTIDDPSCYRDIAWGGTVGAGESYGRGAWNCDDLTALIRLFVLNRAVLDGMEQGAARLSAPFLKLMHGLRRNTKAGSRRNIAAHYDLSNEFFALMLDPTMMYSCAYFARPDSTLEEASRAKIELICRKLHLSPDDHLLEIGTGWGGLACHAAQTFGCRVTTTTISQAQYDWALRRIRDAGLSDRVQVLLCDYRDLPYLDMQFDKLVSVEMIEAVGWQYYGAFFDVCRRLLKPDGLMLLQAITIDERYFERAKRSVDFIQRVIFPGSCIPSVTSLCHAMACASDFSLLHVQDIGAHYPPTLRGWRQNIRQNLERISQLGFGPEFLRLWEFYLSYCEGGFLERSISTAHVLFARSGWRQDPLAG